The following proteins are co-located in the Candidatus Methylomirabilis limnetica genome:
- a CDS encoding triphosphoribosyl-dephospho-CoA synthase, with protein MRLNPLSSDTVSLAAQLACLLEVSANKPGNVTPFADFADTCYTDFLASSVILGRALRKTATVATGSLVLDAVRETKRLVGRNTNLGIALLFAPLAKAALRKGRRPLRSRLRSVLTSLTPYDGQRVYEAIRLAQPGGLGDANQFDVRATRGRVPLLGAMRLAMDRDSIAREYATDFEITFTIGAPTLERSLQESNDSGSSVIQTYLTLLSRVPDSLVERKCGAREAGRISREAGKILAIGGAFSEQGKRRLARLDHTLRQNGNRLNPGTTADLTASALFVVMLERGIEFVLGK; from the coding sequence GTGCGACTGAATCCCCTATCCTCTGATACTGTCTCCCTCGCCGCACAGCTCGCATGCCTCCTGGAGGTGAGCGCTAACAAGCCTGGTAACGTCACCCCGTTCGCCGACTTCGCCGATACCTGCTACACCGACTTTCTGGCCAGCTCCGTCATCCTGGGGCGAGCCCTGCGGAAGACTGCAACGGTCGCCACCGGTTCGCTGGTCCTCGATGCGGTTCGAGAAACCAAGCGGCTGGTCGGCCGGAACACCAACCTTGGGATCGCGCTCCTCTTCGCTCCACTGGCAAAGGCGGCCCTGCGTAAAGGACGCCGCCCGCTTCGGTCACGCCTTCGTAGCGTACTGACCTCCCTGACGCCCTACGATGGGCAAAGGGTCTATGAGGCGATTCGGCTTGCCCAGCCCGGAGGGCTTGGGGACGCTAACCAGTTCGATGTCCGGGCGACCCGTGGCAGAGTGCCGCTTCTCGGTGCGATGCGCTTGGCGATGGATCGGGACTCGATTGCGCGTGAGTATGCCACCGACTTCGAGATCACCTTCACGATCGGTGCTCCGACCCTCGAGCGGTCTCTCCAGGAGTCGAACGATTCGGGAAGCTCGGTCATTCAGACCTACCTGACGCTTCTCTCTCGGGTTCCGGATTCTCTTGTTGAGCGCAAATGTGGCGCGCGCGAGGCTGGCAGAATCTCACGGGAAGCGGGAAAGATTCTGGCCATCGGTGGGGCGTTTTCGGAGCAAGGCAAGCGAAGGCTGGCTCGGTTAGACCACACTCTCCGGCAGAATGGGAACCGGCTGAATCCGGGGACTACCGCGGATCTCACCGCCTCAGCCCTTTTTGTTGTGATGTTAGAGAGAGGGATCGAGTTCGTGCTGGGAAAGTGA
- a CDS encoding alpha/beta hydrolase, which translates to MSRQLTTRPGPLDEMVGRQPTDLAFHTDSRTLVYLIHGVTGTPTEMGYLGRRLARHGWDVYATTLPGHCTRLRDLVRTSEEDWLTHVKMQLAFARERYDHLYVAGLSAGGLLALDSSLTVNVDGIGVFSPTFFYDGWKTPWTRALLPFVMKVAPLGYLLFHQDGPPFGIKERRLQAHKRASYGSVSLLRRWIMGLWTRMNHTADQAISAPLAATMGYPIFPLKTLTNIDRLSTLVRSRLGEVTAPTLILQAREDDITGPRNGELVYNDIASIQKLLILLDDCYHVITVDKQKKAVADHLIEFFALQSVSQGRLQVA; encoded by the coding sequence ATGAGCCGACAACTGACCACGCGGCCTGGTCCTCTTGATGAGATGGTCGGCCGTCAGCCGACCGACCTTGCCTTCCACACCGACTCACGCACCTTGGTGTATCTGATTCACGGCGTCACAGGGACACCGACCGAGATGGGCTACCTTGGACGGCGGTTGGCGCGCCATGGATGGGACGTCTATGCCACGACTCTCCCGGGCCACTGCACGCGGCTCAGGGATCTTGTGAGAACGTCCGAGGAGGACTGGCTCACGCACGTGAAGATGCAACTGGCCTTCGCACGTGAACGGTACGACCACCTCTATGTGGCCGGCCTGAGCGCGGGAGGACTCCTGGCCTTGGACTCCTCACTGACCGTGAATGTTGATGGAATCGGAGTCTTCTCGCCCACCTTTTTCTATGATGGGTGGAAGACACCTTGGACCAGGGCACTCTTGCCCTTTGTTATGAAGGTGGCTCCTTTGGGCTATCTCCTCTTCCACCAGGATGGTCCACCCTTTGGAATTAAGGAGAGACGGCTTCAGGCCCACAAGCGGGCGTCGTATGGTTCCGTTTCGCTCCTGCGTCGATGGATCATGGGTTTGTGGACTCGCATGAACCATACTGCTGACCAAGCGATCAGTGCCCCTTTGGCAGCCACGATGGGGTATCCGATCTTTCCGTTGAAGACCTTGACCAATATAGACCGGCTCTCCACGCTCGTCCGTAGTCGCTTGGGTGAGGTGACGGCGCCCACCTTGATCCTCCAGGCCCGCGAAGACGACATCACCGGTCCTCGTAATGGCGAGCTGGTGTACAATGACATTGCTTCGATACAGAAGCTCCTGATCTTACTCGATGACTGCTACCACGTGATCACGGTGGATAAGCAGAAAAAAGCCGTTGCCGACCACCTGATTGAATTTTTTGCGCTCCAGTCCGTTAGCCAGGGCCGCCTCCAAGTCGCTTAG
- a CDS encoding aspartate aminotransferase family protein — protein sequence MNRIDKIPLSEAVLREKEAQYCSHGDTAHYSPKPKFFQGCEGSFLYDREDKPYLDLQMWYSTVNFGYRNQRIVEAVIAQLEQLPQLAGQYLHEEKVLTAEKLAIECLRAFGIKGRVQFNVGGSQAIEDSIKLVRIATGKSLFMAFTGGYHGRTLGASEITSSYRYRRRFGHFSNRAHFVPFPYCYRCPYDMKLESCDYYCVKQFERLFETEYNSFWDAKAEEPEFVAFYVEPVQGVGGYIVPPPEYFLRLKKILDERKILLVDDEVQMGFFRTGKFWGIEHFGVKPNIVVFGKTLTNGLNPLSGLWAEEPLISPQAFPAGSSHSTFSSNPLGTAAALATLQWIEQQNYERKVAESGAYFLGQLEDLKKRHTAIGDVAGLGLALRIEVTQADRITPNRALADRIFELGLAGGIPTSRGPMGLVLNVVGHYKNVFGLAPCLDITKGEIDLAIELLDWLFTHCTEKP from the coding sequence GCATAGATAAGATCCCACTCAGCGAAGCAGTACTCCGCGAAAAGGAAGCGCAGTACTGCTCGCATGGCGATACGGCGCACTACTCTCCCAAGCCGAAGTTCTTTCAAGGCTGTGAAGGAAGCTTTCTCTACGACCGCGAGGACAAGCCATACCTCGACCTCCAGATGTGGTACTCGACGGTCAACTTCGGCTATCGTAACCAGCGCATCGTAGAGGCGGTGATAGCGCAGCTCGAGCAATTGCCACAATTGGCCGGCCAGTATCTCCATGAAGAAAAGGTCCTGACAGCCGAGAAATTGGCGATCGAGTGCCTCCGAGCCTTCGGAATCAAAGGGCGCGTGCAGTTCAACGTGGGGGGCTCCCAGGCCATTGAAGACTCGATTAAACTCGTGCGTATTGCTACCGGCAAATCCCTCTTCATGGCCTTTACGGGGGGGTACCACGGCAGGACCCTCGGAGCTTCCGAGATCACCTCCAGCTACCGATACCGCCGACGCTTCGGCCATTTCTCGAACCGAGCACATTTTGTGCCCTTCCCGTACTGCTATCGATGCCCATACGACATGAAACTGGAGAGCTGCGACTATTACTGCGTCAAACAGTTCGAGCGGCTGTTCGAGACGGAGTACAACTCATTCTGGGATGCTAAGGCTGAGGAGCCTGAGTTTGTCGCGTTCTATGTGGAGCCGGTGCAGGGCGTTGGAGGATATATTGTGCCGCCCCCCGAGTATTTCCTGCGGCTCAAGAAGATTCTGGATGAGCGGAAGATTCTCCTGGTGGACGACGAGGTCCAGATGGGATTTTTCAGAACCGGGAAGTTTTGGGGGATCGAGCACTTCGGCGTCAAGCCGAACATCGTCGTCTTTGGAAAGACATTGACTAATGGCCTGAATCCCCTCTCTGGGCTATGGGCTGAGGAACCCCTCATCTCTCCCCAGGCCTTTCCGGCGGGGTCGTCACATTCCACATTCTCGTCCAATCCACTGGGCACGGCCGCAGCCTTGGCAACACTGCAGTGGATCGAGCAGCAGAATTATGAGCGGAAGGTGGCCGAATCGGGAGCCTATTTTCTGGGGCAGCTCGAAGACCTCAAGAAACGACATACCGCTATCGGGGACGTCGCCGGCTTGGGCTTAGCTCTTCGTATTGAAGTGACGCAGGCGGACCGGATCACCCCCAACAGGGCCCTCGCAGACCGGATCTTCGAGTTGGGTCTGGCCGGGGGAATTCCAACATCCCGTGGCCCCATGGGGCTAGTGTTAAACGTCGTGGGACACTACAAGAACGTCTTCGGCCTTGCACCTTGCCTGGATATCACCAAAGGCGAGATCGATCTGGCCATAGAACTACTGGACTGGCTGTTCACCCACTGCACAGAGAAGCCATGA